From a single Vanacampus margaritifer isolate UIUO_Vmar chromosome 15, RoL_Vmar_1.0, whole genome shotgun sequence genomic region:
- the cfap184 gene encoding cilia- and flagella-associated protein 184: MSSGPEASLKSEVQEDTGGDVYLLEPKTGPGSRSEDLDEDAEVIKNDHMLLLQELKEENRRVIWRNTELQAQLAFHLKGATPYEQDPEPDMKEYQECLESLAELRRQRASQMERAQQQEEELRLKNQEELNQVEDEWRSLVTLKRKLAVSQLRGHLSPEAARAKVDAALGSEQLRREELRKMRLMHAGMESRVARLETELAEEEKEAARDLLQRQFKQLLAQRIQQRKVDEQRSQEASKLRRNMKRTLELLSNIKEKLHWSHAEVQAKREQLAQLEAALTSRKDLLARTKRASGGLRRANMELKQTRGLLGNTPLLWDFGATVGAAQRLQEKLEKLKRRRAEIASL, from the exons atgtctTCTGGGCCAGAGGCTTCATTAAAAAGTGAGGTGCAGGAAGACACGGGTGGCGATGTGTACCTTCTTGAACCCAAAACAGGACCAGGGAGTAGAAGTGAGGATCTTGATGAAGACGCTGAAGTCATCAAAAATGACCACATGCTCCTCCTGCAGGAGCTGAAGGAGGAGAACCGCCGAGTGATCTGGCGCAACACGGAGCTCCAGGCCCAGCTGGCCTTCCACTTGAAAGGGGCGACCCCCTATGAACAAGACCCCGAGCCGGACATGAAGGAGTATCAGGAGTGCCTGGAGAGCCTGGCAGAACTGAGGAGGCAGAGGGCTTCCCAGATGGAGAGAGCTCAGCAACAGGAAGAGGAGCTGAGGCTGAAAAACCAAGAGGAGCTCAACCAG GTAGAGGATGAATGGCGTTCCCTGGTGACTTTGAAGAGGAAGCTGGCCGTCTCGCAGCTAAGAGGACATTTGTCTCCGGAAGCGGCCCGGGCCAAGGTGGACGCCGCGCTGGGGTCCGAGCAGCTTCGTCGCGAAGAGCTGAGAAAGATGCGTTTGATGCACGCCGGGATGGAGAGCAGGGTGGCCCGTTTGGAGACGGAGCTTGccgaggaggagaaggaggcggCGCGGGACCTCCTGCAACGGCAGTTTAAGCAACTGCTGGCTCAAAGGATACAGCAGAGGAAAGTGGACGAGCAGAGAAGTCAAGAGGCCTCCAAGCTCCGGAGGAACATGAAGCGCACATTGGAG TTGTTGTCAAACATAAAAGAGAAGCTGCACTGGAGTCATGCGGAGGTGCAGGCCAAGCGGGAGCAGCTGGCCCAGCTGGAGGCCGCGCTGACCTCCAGGAAGGACCTGCTGGCTCGGACCAAGCGGGCCAGCGGCGGCCTGAGGAGGGCCAACATGGAGCTGAAGCAGACGCGGGGACTGCTGGGGAACACGCCCCTCCTGTGGGACTTCGGGGCCACCGTGGGCGCCGCCCAACGACTGCAGGAGAAACTGGAGAAGCTCAAACGTCGGCGAGCAGAAATTGCTTCGTTATAA